From Nicotiana tabacum cultivar K326 chromosome 15, ASM71507v2, whole genome shotgun sequence, the proteins below share one genomic window:
- the LOC107797376 gene encoding cellulose synthase-like protein D3: MAGRSFKPSDSQQAKPPGVTFARRTSSGRYVNLSRESLDSEISALEFANYTVHMPPTPDNQPFDPSISRRVEEQYVSNSLFSGGYKSATRAHMMDKVIDSETNHPQMAGTKGSSCAIQGCDGKVMSDGRGEDILPCECDFKICQDCYVDAVKTGDGICPGCKEPYKNTDLTENDVDPSRQPLSLPSNVGMSKMDRRLSVMRSANKSAIVRSESGLMRSQTGDFDHNRWLFETKGTYGYGNAIWPQDEGFGNEKDDDIGEHSELLNKPWRPLTRKLNIPAAVLSPYRLLILIRIIVLGLFLQWRVSHPNNDAIWLWYMSIICEIWFAFSWLLDQLPKLCPVNRATDLSVLKEKFETPSPANPTGKSDLPGMDVFVSTADPEKEPPLVTSNTILSILATDYPVEKLSCYVSDDGGALLTFEAMAEAASFANIWVPFCRKHDIEPRNPESYFSLKRDPYKNKVRQDFVKDRRRVKREYDEFKVRINGLPDSIRRRSDAYNAREEIKALKLQRERAGDEPLEPIKITKATWMADGTHWPGTWMVAAPEHSKGDHAGIIQVMLKPPSDESLHGGTTADGSMIDFTEVDIRLPMLVYVSREKRPGYDHNKKAGAMNALVRASAVMSNGPFILNLDCDHYIYNSQAIREGMCFMMDRGGDRICYVQFPQRFEGIDPSDRYANHNTVFFDVNMRALDGLQGPVYVGTGCLFRRIALYGFDPPRAKDYHPGCCSCCFGRRKNKASVSDEKRALRMGDIDDEEMDLALFPKRFGNSNVLIESIPVAEFQGRPLADHPAVKNGRPPGALTIPRELLDASTVAEAISVISCWYEDKTEWGNRVGWIYGSVTEDVVTGYRMHNRGWRSIYCVTKRDAFRGTAPINLTDRLHQVLRWATGSVEIFFSRNNAFLASPKMKILQRIAYLNVGIYPFTSIFLIVYCFLPALSLFSGQFIVQSLNITFLVYLLVISLTLCMLAILEIKWSGIALEEWWRNEQFWLIGGTSAHLAAVLQGLLKVVAGIEISFTLTSKSAGDENDDEFADLYIIKWTSLMIPPITIMMVNLVAIAVGFSRTIYSTIPQWSRLLGGVFFSFWVLAHLYPFAKGLMGRRGRTPTIVFVWSGLIAITISLLWVAINPPAGTTEIGGSFQFP, from the exons ATGGCTGGAAGATCCTTCAAACCTTCAGACTCACAGCAGGCTAAGCCTCCGGGTGTGACCTTTGCGAGGAGAACTTCATCGGGTCGATATGTGAACTTATCTAGGGAATCCCTGGATAGTGAGATTAGCGCTCTTGAGTTTGCAAACTACACGGTGCATATGCCTCCGACACCTGATAATCAACCTTTTGATCCTTCCATTTCACGACGGGTTGAAGAACAGTACGTGTCGAATTCCTTGTTTAGTGGTGGTTATAAGAGTGCAACTCGTGCACATATGATGGATAAGGTGATTGACTCAGAAACCAATCATCCTCAGATGGCTGGTACTAAAGGGTCATCTTGTGCTATACAAGGTTGTGATGGAAAAGTCATGAGTGATGGGAGGGGTGAAGATATTCTTCCTTGCGAATGTGATTTTAAAATTTGCCAAGATTGTTATGTTGATGCTGTGAAAACAGGTGACGGGATTTGTCCCGGTTGTAAAGAGCCATACAAGAACACTGATTTGACTGAGAATGATGTTGATCCCTCTAGACAACCATTGTCTTTACCTTCAAATGTTGGGATGTCTAAAATGGATAGGAGGTTATCAGTGATGAGATCAGCTAATAAGTCAGCCATCGTAAGGAGCGAGTCAGGGTTGATGAGGAGTCAAACCGGGGATTTTGATCATAATAGATGGTTATTTGAGACGAAAGGAACATATGGATATGGGAATGCTATATGGCCACAGGATGAGGGATTTGGAAATGAGAAAGATGATGACATTGGTGAGCATTCTGAACTTCTCAACAAGCCGTGGAGGCCACTTACACGTAAGCTGAACATACCTGCTGCAGTTCTCAGCCCATACCG GCTTTTGATCTTAATTCGTATTATTGTACTCGGACTTTTTCTTCAATGGAGGGTCAGTCATCCCAACAATGATGCTATATGGCTGTGGTATATGTCCATAATCTGTGAGATTTGGTTTGCATTTTCGTGGCTACTCGACCAGCTTCCAAAGTTATGCCCCGTCAATCGTGCTACTGATCtcagtgttttaaaagaaaagtttgaaactccGTCTCCTGCCAATCCCACTGGAAAATCTGATCTTCCAGGAATGGATGTATTTGTTTCTACAGCAGATCCAGAGAAAGAGCCACCACTAGTTACATCAAATACAATACTGTCTATTCTTGCAACGGATTACCCTGTGGAAAAACTTTCTTGCTATGTATCTGATGATGGAGGTGCTCTTTTGACTTTTGAAGCAATGGCAGAAGCTGCAAGTTTTGCTAACATTTGGGTCCCTTTTTGTCGTAAACATGATATTGAACCAAGGAATCCTGAGAGTTACTTCAGCTTGAAGAGAGACCCTTACAAGAACAAAGTACGTCAAGATTTTGTCAAGGACCGTAGACGTGTTAAGCGTGAATACGATGAATTTAAGGTTCGTATCAACGGCCTTCCTGATTCAATTCGTCGGCGTTCTGATGCCTATAATGCTCGAGAGGAAATCAAGGCTTTGAAGCTTCAAAGAGAGAGAGCCGGGGATGAACCTTTGGAACCAATCAAGATAACTAAGGCCACCTGGATGGCAGATGGAACTCACTGGCCTGGAACTTGGATGGTAGCTGCTCCTGAGCACTCTAAGGGTGATCATGCTGGAATCATACAG GTGATGTTAAAACCTCCAAGTGACGAATCGTTGCACGGGGGTACAACTGCTGACGGCAGTATGATTGATTTTACAGAAGTTGATATTCGGCTCCCCATGCTGGTATATGTTTCTCGTGAGAAGCGTCCCGGTTATGATCACAACAAGAAGGCTGGAGCCATGAACGCATTGGTCCGAGCATCAGCTGTCATGTCCAATGGCCCTTTTATTCTAAACCTTGACTGTGACCACTACATCTACAACTCACAGGCAATAAGGGAAGGCATGTGTTTTATGATGGACCGGGGTGGGGATCGTATTTGTTATGTCCAGTTTCCTCAGCGGTTTGAGGGGATTGATCCTTCTGATCGCTATGCAAATCACAATACTGTTTTCTTTGATGTGAATATGCGTGCCCTGGACGGCCTTCAAGGTCCAGTTTATGTGGGGACCGGTTGCCTCTTCCGTAGGATTGCTCTTTATGGTTTTGACCCGCCACGAGCAAAGGACTACCACCCTGGTTGTTGCAGCTGTTGCTTTGGTCGGCGCAAGAATAAAGCCAGCGTCTCTGACGAAAAGAGGGCACTTAGAATGGGTGACATTGATGATGAGGAAATGGATCTTGCTTTGTTTCCTAAAAGATTTGGTAACTCTAATGTCCTCATTGAATCGATCCCGGTGGCCGAATTCCAAGGTAGACCACTGGCCGATCACCCTGCTGTAAAGAACGGACGGCCTCCTGGTGCACTAACTATtccaagagaacttcttgacgcTTCCACTGTTGCCGAAGCAATCAGTGTCATTTCGTGTTGGTACGAAGACAAAACCGAATGGGGAAATAGAGTTGGATGGATTTATGGGTCAGTCACTGAAGATGTGGTAACAGGTTATAGGATGCATAATAGGGGTTGGAGATCTATATACTGTGTGACAAAAAGAGATGCATTCCGCGGCACTGCACCAATCAATCTGACCGACAGGCTTCACCAAGTCCTACGATGGGCTACTGGCTCTGTCGAAATCTTCTTCTCGCGAAATAATGCTTTTTTGGCTAGTCCGAAGATGAAGATTTTACAACGGATTGCTTACCTCAACGTCGGTATTTACCCATTCACTTCAATATTCCTGATTGTCTACTGCTTCCTCCCGGCACTCTCACTTTTCTCAGGTCAATTCATCGTCCAGAGCCTTAATATCACCTTTCTCGTGTATCTCCTTGTCATCTCATTAACTCTCTGCATGCTTGCTATTCTTGAGATCAAGTGGTCCGGCATTGCTTTGGAAGAGTGGTGGCGTAACGAGCAATTTTGGTTAATCGGAGGAACAAGTGCTCATCTTGCTGCTGTGCTTCAGGGCCTGCTAAAAGTGGTTGCTGGCATTGAGATTTCGTTCACTCTAACGTCGAAATCTGCTGGTGATGAAAACGACGATGAGTTTGCTGATCTCTATATCATCAAATGGACATCCTTGATGATTCCACCTATTACAATCATGATGGTAAACTTGGTCGCGATAGCAGTTGGTTTCAGCCGGACAATATATAGCACGATACCACAATGGAGTCGTTTGCTAGGAGGCGTTTTCTTCAGCTTTTGGGTGTTGGCGCATCTCTATCCTTTCGCGAAAGGACTGATGGGAAGACGAGGAAGAACGCCAACGATTGTTTTCGTTTGGTCTGGACTTATTGCCATCACCATTTCACTTCTTTGGGTTGCAATCAATCCCCCAGCAGGTACAACTGAAATTGGAGGTTCATTTCAGTTCCCTTAA
- the LOC107797380 gene encoding bZIP transcription factor 16 has product MGSSEMDKSSKEAKEAKEPKTPNSQAQASTTTAGSVNPDWSGFQAYSPMPPHGFMASSPQAHSYMWGVQQFIPPYGTPPHPYVAMYPHGGIYAHPSMPPGSYPFSPFAMPSPNGVAEAAVSNPGNVEVDGKSSEGKEKLPIKRSKGSLGSLNMITGKNNGPGKTSGASANGVYSKSAESASEGSSEGSDANSQNESPMNSGGGQDSADTSQNGNAAHGSQNGGTGGAPHSMINQTMAIAPISAAAAGGIPGPTTNLNIGMDYWGAATASSIPAIHGNVPPASVAGGLVAAGSRDSAQSHMWLQDERELKRQRRKQSNRESARRSRLRKQAECDELAQRAEVLREENSSLRAEVNRIRSEYEQLLAQNASLKERLGEVPGEDDPRTSRDDQLLGKKAQHSAQKESEQGS; this is encoded by the exons ATGGGTAGCAGTGAGATGGATAAATCCTCAAAGGAGGCAAAGGAAGCAAAAGAGCCGAAGACTCCCAATTCACAG GCGCAGGCTTCTACTACTACCGCGGGCTCAGTCAATCCAGATTGGTCTGGCTTTCAG GCGTATTCTCCTATGCCTCCACATGGGTTTATGGCATCAAGTCCTCAAGCACACTCTTATATGTGGGGAGTTCAG CAATTTATCCCACCCTATGGTACTCCACCACATCCATACGTTGCAATGTATCCCCATGGTGGCATATATGCTCATCCATCGATGCCTCCG GGATCTTACCCCTTCAGCCCTTTTGCGATGCCTTCCCCAAATGGTGTCGCTGAAGCTGCA GTTAGCAACCCTGGTAATGTTGAAGTAGATGGTAAGTCATCCGAGGGAAAGGAAAAATTGCCCATTAAGAGATCTAAGGGAAGCTTGGGTAGTTTGAATATGATCACCGGGAAGAACAATGGACCTGGTAAGACATCTGGAGCATCTGCCAATGGAGTCTATTCTAAAAG TGCCGAGAGTGCAAGTGAAGGGTCAAGTGAAGGAAGTGACGCAAATTCTCAGAAT GAGTCACCAATGAATTCAGGAGGTGGGCAAGATTCAG CTGACACATCTCAAAATGGCAATGCTGCACATGGTTCCCAGAATGGAGGGACTGGCGGCGCTCCTCATTCAATGATTAACCAAACTATGGCAATCGCCCCGATATCAGCTGCTGCGGCGGGAGGTATTCCTGGACCCACAACCAACTTGAATATTGGTATGGATTACTGGGGTGCTGCCACCGCATCATCTATTCCTGCAATACACGGAAATGTACCTCCTGCTTCTGTTGCTGGAGGGTTGGTTGCTGCTGGATCACGAGATAGCGCCCAATCACATATGTGGCTTCAG GATGAAAGGGAGCTTAAGAGGCAGAGAAGAAAGCAGTCCAACAGGGAATCTGCTCGTCGATCTAGGTTACGCAAGCAG GCAGAGTGTGATGAACTTGCGCAGCGTGCTGAAGTTCTAAGGGAAGAAAACTCCTCTCTTAGAGCTGAAGTGAATCGTATCAGGAGTGAGTATGAGCAACTTCTTGCTCAGAATGCATCTCTTAAG GAGAGACTTGGGGAAGTTCCAGGGGAAGACGATCCAAGAACTAGTCGAGATGACCAACTTCTGGGCAAAAAAGCCCAGCATTCTGCACAAAAAGAGTCCGAGCAGGGTAGCTAA